The genomic window gaagcaaatattttccccatgaaAAGACTGAGTCTTAAACGTGTGTATATGTAATAATTGCCAGTTTATTCCTCTGGCTAAGAGATCCAGAGGTAATTTGaggtttacatttcttttttatagttctTTCATCAAGAGTTTAGGTGCCCCCATTGCCCTCATAAGCTGGTTGCAAATTATTTGACTCTTACTtgtaaaaaaaatccttaattctttttgtgtgtgagacacGTATTCATTAAAAAGTACatataagcaaaaagaataaaaagaagaaaacaaataaaatttcacaCCACACAGAAATAAGCTTGGTTAAGTTTGTGATATATGTTATATggatgtatgtatacacacacgcacacacacaaagtttGGAATTTTATCCTATATATGTGAGCTGATATTAAATATGCTGCTTTGCCATAACCTGTTATGTTTTACTTTACAATATGGAATGAACATATTCCCATGCAAATGTGTGAAAGTTTCCAATTGAAAAATAGACCTGGAAAATGGgtcaaaatccaaaatccaatgAGATGCTGGTACCAAGGAAACTACCTAAAACAAAATTTCATCAGATGATTAAAAGTAAAATGGAGGTCAAAGATACATCAGAAAATGCTAACAGAAAAGAAAGCTGGGGCCAGATTTTAATATTAGGCAAAAATGAATTCAAGGCCTAAAGCACACAGGATAAGGACGGCTGCGTGAATGTCTTTGCTTCCAATGCATCATCACAAACTTGTTTCTTACTCTTCTTATCTCTTCCCTAAGCCTTTCAAGCTCATCTACTCCTCTTATCATTTCTTCAGGGTCCAAATGCCTAACGGGTGTGTCCTCTTTAAATCCCTGGCCAGGCTGATTCGGCCCTCCTCTGGGGTTTCCTTCTGCTTCCTGGCTTACACCTTCTTCGGAAGGTTGAGGATTTCCTTCTGCCTCCTGTGGTACATCCTCCAAAGGGCGATCTTCCTCGGCCTTTGGCATGTTCTGTGGTTTTCCCTCATTTTCTTCACAAGACTTTTGcatattgagtattttttatttcctttttgaataaattaatcctagaaaacaaggaaacaaaactacTAGATTCCAGGCAAACAGACCAGCAGTCAGAGTGTGGGGTCCCATAGCGACTGGGCTTTTCTGTCTCAGTACCCTAATTGTCAAAAGTTTTCCAACTAGAGAAAGCTGGATCCTCAGGCTCACAACTCCCCTGACTCCACCTCCCTTCCCGCCCCCTTTCGTTCCAGCTCCAtctttctcctcctgctcctgcccacCATCTTCCCAGCAGGCCCTGCTACAAGCCTCTCCTAATACTGAAATGGGAGCAGTACGGAAGCAATTAACCCTTCTCCCGCCTCTGGTCTCCAACACTCCCGCCCTTCAGACTTTCCCAAGCCCTCTCAACCTCCAGCCTCTCACCTGAGAGGGCTGGTCCAGTCTctggcctcccctcccccttcagCGTCTCTTAAGCCTCCTCCTCCCCCGCCTCATTTCCGCTGCAGGCTCGGCACCGGCCTCTGGCACTTAATCCGGATGGGGAGGGGCTGCTGCGACCCCGGGATGTGCTTTGGTGTCACTCACACTTCCACCCCCACCCAAAGAGACCCGAAGCAATTGCACCTTTACAAAAACTGACCTGCAGGGATTCAGGggattttcctctctcttccctcacctcGATTTGTGTCGCGCCCAAAAAACCAAATATCCTGCAGACAGATGGGAGTGTTTGGTGAGCAGACTAGTACCTGGATCACGGGTCCCTTTCATGATTCTAGGCCATGTTGGTGTAAAGTGTCCCACGTCCTCATCCTCGCCCTCCTTTTATGGCAACCCCGCCCTCCTCTGTGCCCACCGTTTTTCTGCAAGCAGGGAGTAGGAAAAGCAAGTTTCTTCCAAACAGTTTCTATGTCTCTCTCTCAGGACCCTTAATTAGCTacccttctctctctccacccGCCATCCCCCACCAAACAGCCCCAAATTTCCTGCACAAAATGGGAGTTTGGCGGAACAGGAGTGGAGAAAGCAGTGCCGGCCCCGCTTGCTTTCTGCTCTCGGCCTCCTCGACCCCCGGGTCTCCAAGTCAGCGCCCACCTTTATACTAACCTGAAAGGATCTTGGGCacttttctccttctccagcAATAGGGAGCTGCTACAGGGAAACAGGCCCTGGACTATAAGGACTTCTGCACACGTCGACTCCTGGTCACGTGAGAGTCGCGTCATCACTGAACTCGAGTCCCCAGTTACCCCTCCCATTAACACTGCTGCCCGCCCGCTGCGTTCCCTCCACTTGATACTGTCAATCTTTTTTCGTATTTGCCAATCAGAGGCAATAAACTGTTATCTTCGCCCTGGAGTATTTATTCGCCTTTCTCAGATTACCAGGAGGATCAGCCTTTTAGGGGTAACGACCATTTCTccttctttgaggaatcatctcTTTCTCCTGCCCCCAGTACTCCCACCTCCCCTCCTTCAAGACCCCTAAAGTCCACCATTTCCCCTGGAATCCTATCCAGCACTGAAATGGGCAAAGGTGGTAGATCGGGAAGGGGGGGCTGGCAAAGAAGGTTGAAAGTGGAGGATTTCACTAGTCCTCTCGAATAGTTTTCTGTTGTGTTCTATGTTTTCAGCAATcagcatacttttaaaaatggtatcAGAAAACGGATGCCTCATAAGCAATATGTAACACTTAATATGAAAGACAAATTAGTTATATCAATGTGTAAGACTTTGGAAAAGTTTTCTAATGGCTGGAAATGAAATGACAGTATTCAAAACCTATTGATgtgttagaatttttaaaaatcttaccaaACAGCACTTAAAAAATTGACTCCCAAATTAATGTGTGGAAGGAGGCCCAGTTTTCTCTTGTTGGCAATTTTATATAGGTAATCTACTACTCTTTCTATTTCTGGCAGAACTCAAGTTATCAAGTGTTGGATGTCTGATCTTTTTCATTGATGACCACTGGTGGCATCCACTAAGGTTTCACTTGGAGGCTTCAGGCAGACTTCCTCCCCATTTCCTCTGTAGGATTCAGTATCTTGTTAATCAGATAAGTCCACAGAAAAGCCTGCTTTCCACTGAGTAAAATTCTTTTGGAACTCAAAGAAATATGTTTCTTGGAAAACATTTTGTTGTTGAGAAATAACTCATGTACTCATGAAACACTCAGAAAAGAGAGTTCTCTGTATCTCACCATCAGGCATGAGGCTTCTTTGCAtggcattttcattcattcatggcaCTCTTGAGATAGTCTGGTATCATCCACTGTGTCCCATTAAAAGAACTATTGACATGCATAATTGTTATGATtagaaagcaaagagaacaacattgctgtaaaaaataatattaaacaggAAACTGATATCCCTGCAACTGAGAATCCACTGGTACTTGGAAGGATGGTGGTGCCTGGAGTGGCATTCTGGCCAATGGAGCCAGCTGGAGAGTCAGAAGAAGGCAGAGGGGGTCTTTTGTCTAGGGTGGTCACAGCAGGATACCTTAGCCAACAATAACACCcaccagagaagagaaaagaacggttggaaaaaaataaatattttttggattTAATGATTTATAGTTGAAGCATGACAAATTTCTTCCACACTTGAGGGATAAATGTTCTATTGT from Nomascus leucogenys isolate Asia chromosome X, Asia_NLE_v1, whole genome shotgun sequence includes these protein-coding regions:
- the TCEAL8 gene encoding transcription elongation factor A protein-like 8; translation: MQKSCEENEGKPQNMPKAEEDRPLEDVPQEAEGNPQPSEEGVSQEAEGNPRGGPNQPGQGFKEDTPVRHLDPEEMIRGVDELERLREEIRRVRNKFVMMHWKQRHSRSRPYPVCFRP